The following are encoded together in the Deinococcus soli (ex Cha et al. 2016) genome:
- a CDS encoding type II toxin-antitoxin system VapC family toxin, which produces MNVALDTNILIEIRGGQPRAAKCATLVAIHLASGNRVLISNVVYAELLAGAGTTPPALDALLAQYGIRRHRSVHSSEWERAGVAFQGYAARRRAGKAPPPRRILADFLIGAHAEAYADALMTLNPSDFSTDFPGLPLIVP; this is translated from the coding sequence TTGAACGTTGCACTCGATACCAATATCCTCATCGAGATTCGTGGCGGTCAGCCCCGCGCTGCTAAGTGCGCCACTTTGGTTGCTATCCACCTAGCGTCAGGTAATCGCGTCCTGATTAGCAACGTCGTGTACGCGGAATTACTCGCTGGAGCAGGTACGACTCCCCCAGCGCTGGACGCCCTTCTGGCACAGTACGGCATCCGGCGCCACCGTTCAGTTCACAGCAGCGAGTGGGAGCGGGCGGGAGTCGCGTTCCAGGGGTACGCGGCGCGGCGCCGCGCAGGGAAGGCACCCCCACCGCGCCGCATCCTTGCGGACTTCCTGATCGGCGCTCATGCCGAGGCGTATGCCGACGCCCTCATGACTCTCAACCCGAGCGACTTCAGCACGGACTTCCCGGGATTGCCGCTAATCGTGCCGTAG
- a CDS encoding DUF4357 domain-containing protein encodes MPSRTDAVQEAVTHIQAWLAHAPPPGEAIVRQAVVLRLLHAAGFDIWNPAEVVPEETNGAGHRADFLIRAGSGTFALELKGMTVTLGPRDYQQVVTYAASEKTPWAVLTNGRVWAVLDRLHQPGGTFEEHEVLRLELGREPQPFADDFALLFDPAVWRADGARAAVARVQAQQQRRLDEARILREKTPVVADVQRQFGIASFALAAQAAAEMNRITQQERDVLLGAQTPPAGDASEGSVHFTFRALGCAAQALYLPDGTWRLLAGSQCAARRRDEPGWQQFMARRDAWVADGTLRPLDNARLELTRDLDLKSASEAAAMVCVRPVNGWDAWKDAQGRPAQHWR; translated from the coding sequence ATGCCCAGCCGTACCGACGCCGTTCAGGAGGCCGTCACGCACATCCAGGCGTGGCTGGCCCACGCTCCTCCGCCCGGCGAGGCGATCGTGCGGCAGGCCGTCGTGCTGCGGCTGCTGCACGCGGCGGGGTTCGACATCTGGAACCCGGCGGAGGTCGTGCCGGAGGAGACGAACGGCGCCGGGCACCGCGCGGACTTCCTGATCCGGGCGGGCAGCGGCACGTTCGCGCTGGAACTCAAGGGCATGACCGTCACGCTGGGCCCGCGGGACTACCAGCAGGTCGTCACGTACGCCGCCAGCGAGAAGACCCCCTGGGCGGTCCTCACGAACGGGCGGGTGTGGGCCGTGCTGGACCGCCTGCACCAGCCGGGCGGGACCTTCGAGGAGCACGAGGTGCTGCGGCTGGAACTGGGCCGCGAGCCGCAGCCGTTCGCGGATGATTTCGCGCTGCTGTTCGACCCGGCCGTGTGGCGCGCCGATGGGGCGCGGGCGGCGGTGGCGCGCGTGCAGGCGCAGCAGCAGCGCCGCCTGGACGAGGCGCGCATCCTGCGCGAGAAGACCCCGGTCGTGGCGGACGTGCAGCGGCAGTTCGGGATCGCGTCCTTCGCGCTGGCGGCGCAGGCAGCGGCCGAGATGAACCGCATCACGCAGCAGGAGCGCGACGTGCTGCTGGGCGCGCAGACACCCCCGGCAGGCGACGCGTCAGAGGGGAGCGTGCACTTCACGTTCCGCGCGCTGGGCTGCGCGGCCCAGGCCCTCTACCTGCCGGACGGGACGTGGCGGCTGCTGGCGGGCAGTCAATGTGCGGCGCGCCGCCGGGACGAACCGGGCTGGCAGCAGTTCATGGCGCGGCGGGACGCCTGGGTGGCCGACGGCACGCTGCGCCCCCTGGACAACGCCCGGCTGGAACTCACGCGCGACCTGGACCTGAAGTCCGCGTCAGAGGCCGCCGCGATGGTCTGCGTACGGCCCGTGAACGGCTGGGACGCCTGGAAGGACGCGCAGGGCCGCCCGGCGCAGCACTGGCGCTGA
- a CDS encoding DNA-processing protein DprA, producing the protein MSEHLYWHLLAHARLKPAGRIAALQAARELDGEAANLTAWAEAAYPGVDAPTRDAVRAAFDTAAQEAFLLEELSSQGMSVVTGRDAAYPNRFKRALKQRTPVALYLAGSRDLLNARRTVAIIGSRDASPEALDAARRAAAFFASEGLVLVSGNARGVDQEAEEAALSAGGNVVSVLPQGLLDKATATLLRKRHRGLLEGQVALLSELHPKSRWQGRFAMMRNRLIVALADFVIVAQTGVKETKVEGKTAQSGTWAGAEDAHRLGRRVFVLDLPAEGNQALARAFAESVSVTADNEMFYAIQDALLLPPPVRPVSTQPGLFDTP; encoded by the coding sequence ATGAGTGAACACCTGTACTGGCATCTTCTCGCCCACGCCCGCCTGAAACCTGCGGGGCGAATCGCCGCGCTGCAGGCCGCCAGGGAACTGGACGGCGAGGCTGCCAACCTGACCGCCTGGGCCGAGGCCGCGTACCCCGGCGTGGACGCCCCCACAAGGGACGCCGTCCGCGCCGCCTTCGACACCGCCGCGCAGGAAGCCTTTCTCCTGGAGGAGCTCTCCTCCCAGGGGATGAGCGTCGTGACCGGCCGCGACGCCGCATATCCGAACCGCTTCAAGCGCGCACTCAAGCAACGCACCCCAGTGGCCCTGTACCTCGCGGGCAGCCGCGACCTGCTCAACGCCCGCCGGACCGTGGCGATCATCGGCTCGCGTGACGCCAGCCCGGAGGCGCTCGACGCGGCCCGGCGCGCAGCCGCCTTCTTCGCCAGTGAAGGGCTCGTGCTGGTGAGCGGTAACGCCCGCGGCGTCGATCAGGAGGCCGAGGAGGCGGCCCTCAGCGCCGGCGGCAACGTGGTCTCGGTGTTGCCGCAGGGCCTGCTCGACAAGGCCACAGCAACCCTGCTCCGTAAGCGCCACCGTGGCCTGCTCGAAGGGCAGGTGGCCCTCCTGTCCGAGCTGCACCCCAAGTCGCGCTGGCAGGGACGCTTCGCCATGATGCGCAACCGCCTGATCGTGGCGCTGGCCGACTTCGTCATCGTCGCGCAGACGGGAGTCAAAGAGACGAAGGTCGAAGGCAAGACAGCCCAGAGCGGCACCTGGGCAGGTGCAGAGGACGCCCACCGTCTGGGACGGCGCGTTTTCGTCCTGGACCTGCCAGCCGAAGGCAACCAGGCGCTGGCCCGCGCCTTTGCCGAATCGGTGAGCGTCACGGCGGACAACGAGATGTTCTACGCCATTCAGGACGCCCTCCTGCTGCCCCCGCCGGTCAGGCCCGTGAGCACGCAACCGGGACTCTTCGACACCCCCTGA
- a CDS encoding SDR family NAD(P)-dependent oxidoreductase, which produces MTQPAPSHPTARPVVLLTGASSGIGRATATELASLGYALVIAARRADDLHALARQLDPSGARVLAVPTDVTDDASRRALIAAAHAHYGHIDVLINNAGVTIEKGWWWDDTDPLRVLRVNLEAPIELTRLVLPEFQARGSGHILNIGSVAGRAATNGMYSASKFGIRGFSLALRRELLGTGVHVSLVAPGFVRSEMTASARLPMPGPEVVARTVARVLLRPKAETIVPRLYRPLVWLEGLIPALGDAVVQKLIYRRYDHSSDANR; this is translated from the coding sequence ATGACCCAGCCTGCCCCCAGCCACCCCACCGCGCGGCCCGTCGTGCTCCTGACCGGGGCGTCCAGCGGGATCGGCCGGGCCACCGCCACGGAACTCGCCAGCCTGGGCTACGCGCTGGTGATCGCCGCCCGCCGCGCCGACGACCTGCACGCCCTGGCGCGGCAACTGGACCCCAGCGGCGCCCGCGTGCTGGCCGTCCCCACCGACGTCACCGACGACGCCTCGCGCCGCGCCCTCATCGCGGCCGCCCACGCGCACTACGGGCACATCGACGTGCTGATCAACAACGCGGGCGTCACCATCGAGAAGGGCTGGTGGTGGGACGACACCGACCCGCTGCGCGTGCTGCGCGTGAACCTGGAAGCACCCATCGAACTCACGCGGCTGGTCCTGCCGGAATTCCAGGCACGCGGCAGCGGCCACATCCTGAACATCGGCTCGGTCGCCGGACGCGCCGCGACGAACGGCATGTACTCCGCGAGCAAATTCGGCATCCGCGGCTTCAGCCTCGCGCTGCGGCGCGAACTGCTCGGGACCGGCGTGCACGTCAGCCTGGTCGCCCCCGGCTTCGTCAGGAGCGAGATGACCGCCAGCGCCCGCCTCCCCATGCCCGGCCCCGAGGTCGTCGCGCGGACCGTGGCGCGCGTCCTGCTGCGCCCGAAGGCCGAGACCATCGTCCCGCGCCTGTACCGCCCCCTGGTCTGGCTGGAAGGCCTGATCCCCGCGCTGGGAGACGCGGTCGTGCAGAAACTGATCTACCGGCGCTACGACCACAGCAGCGACGCGAACCGCTGA
- a CDS encoding S8 family serine peptidase: protein MIRRHLPHALLGGLLLGSALAATSIPSLPPAPGVPVPVSPAPLEEIPPLSPLTPAPRPVTPAAPSTGSAAQPVTPGDPLFASQWNLGLIRMPQAWALERSAPVTVAVLDTGFVRSAELGARAVNGYDFVTDARRAGDGNGRDADASAVGPFAYHGEVIANLIGAAHDGRGMAGINPAARIVHVRVADTEGTITVPDLVDGLKWAAGIPVPGVPANPNPAKLLNLSLFADFIPLTGCDARVQAAVDAVTARGALVIAGAANDGQDAGGYSPAGCRNVLTVTSVTEAGQRPAYANWGRSVALAAPGGDPARGIPAVSISGPGGQRAPNGTSFAAPHATGVASLLLGARPKLSPALLRSYLTGSAVPFPGGRCDPQPGHTCGAGTLNAEGALKRALASSIGK, encoded by the coding sequence ATGATCCGCCGCCACCTGCCTCACGCGCTGCTGGGAGGCCTGCTGCTGGGCTCCGCCCTGGCCGCCACGTCCATTCCCAGCCTGCCCCCCGCGCCCGGCGTGCCCGTCCCGGTGTCCCCGGCGCCGCTGGAGGAGATCCCGCCCCTCTCACCCCTGACCCCGGCGCCGCGCCCGGTCACGCCCGCTGCCCCCTCGACCGGCAGTGCGGCGCAGCCGGTGACGCCGGGCGATCCGCTGTTCGCCTCTCAGTGGAACCTCGGGCTGATCCGCATGCCGCAGGCGTGGGCGCTGGAACGCAGCGCGCCCGTGACGGTCGCGGTGCTGGACACCGGGTTCGTGCGCAGCGCGGAACTGGGCGCGCGGGCCGTGAACGGCTACGACTTCGTCACGGACGCCCGGCGCGCCGGGGACGGCAACGGGCGTGACGCGGACGCCAGCGCCGTCGGGCCCTTCGCGTACCACGGCGAGGTGATCGCAAACCTGATCGGCGCGGCGCACGACGGGCGCGGCATGGCGGGCATCAACCCGGCGGCGAGGATCGTGCACGTGCGGGTGGCCGACACCGAGGGCACCATCACCGTGCCGGACCTGGTGGACGGCCTGAAGTGGGCGGCCGGGATTCCCGTGCCGGGCGTGCCCGCCAACCCGAACCCGGCGAAACTCCTGAACCTGAGCCTGTTCGCGGATTTCATTCCCCTGACCGGCTGCGACGCGCGCGTGCAGGCGGCCGTGGACGCCGTCACCGCGCGGGGCGCGCTGGTCATCGCGGGGGCCGCCAACGACGGCCAGGACGCCGGTGGGTACTCCCCTGCCGGGTGCCGGAACGTCCTGACCGTCACCAGCGTCACCGAGGCCGGTCAGCGGCCCGCGTACGCGAACTGGGGCCGCAGCGTCGCCCTGGCCGCGCCCGGCGGCGACCCTGCGCGCGGTATTCCGGCCGTCAGCATCAGCGGACCCGGCGGGCAGCGCGCCCCGAACGGCACCAGCTTTGCCGCGCCGCACGCGACCGGCGTCGCCAGCCTGCTGCTGGGCGCCCGGCCGAAACTCAGTCCGGCGCTGCTGCGCTCGTACCTGACGGGCAGCGCTGTACCCTTCCCCGGCGGGCGCTGCGATCCGCAGCCGGGCCACACCTGCGGCGCGGGCACCCTGAACGCCGAAGGAGCCCTGAAACGCGCGCTGGCCTCCAGCATCGGGAAATGA
- the brxL gene encoding BREX system Lon protease-like protein BrxL codes for MIDPLDELLADAFDGYVVRKDLATKFKGQYPVPTYVGEFLLGRYCASTDPDEIAEGLEIVQRLMSERTVRAGTQELFKARARERGSVKLIDLVTTRLDAKTDAYLAELPSLQIKDVRISPELVKEHERLLTGGFYAEVELEYDAVIAQEKNGRPFGVAGLRPIQLSKRTALEEMAQGRARFTAEQWKAVLLRSVGFEPEALSERARDVLLLRMVPFVERNYNAVELGPRGTGKSHLYQQVSPYAHLVSGGKASVARMFVNNSNGQRGLVCQYDVVCFDEVSGVSFDQKDGVNIMKGYMESGEFSRGRESIRADGGMIMVGNFDVDVAHQQRVGHLFGPMPPEMRDDTALMDRIHAFLPGWDVPKLHAGLFTRHFGLVSDFLAECWHQLRFESRWNKVAPRLRFGGALSGRDMTAVQRTVNGLLKLLYPGGEQDIADEDLEWAVRIALECRRRVKEQQKRIGSAEFRNTHFSYQLGEDDVEKFVNTPELQSDDAIASDPLPPGQVWGISPGGQDEHAGLYRIDVTEGPGSGVRVLNNPAPRAFVESIKYAEQNLYAQALHLVGERDPRAHEFSVQLRAFDASRGGSALGVPALLALCSVLMGKSLKGGLIVVGGLNLGGGIDPLYNAVDVAELAIEKRAATLLVPISARRQMNELSDEMITRINLLYYTDARDALLKALVE; via the coding sequence GTGATTGACCCCCTGGACGAACTGCTGGCTGACGCCTTCGACGGATACGTCGTCCGCAAGGACCTCGCCACCAAGTTCAAAGGTCAGTACCCCGTCCCGACCTACGTGGGCGAGTTCCTGCTGGGCCGCTACTGCGCCAGCACCGACCCCGACGAGATCGCCGAGGGCCTCGAGATCGTGCAGCGCCTGATGAGCGAACGCACCGTCCGCGCCGGCACCCAGGAGCTCTTCAAGGCCCGCGCGAGGGAACGCGGGTCCGTCAAACTGATCGACCTCGTGACCACCCGCCTCGACGCGAAGACCGACGCGTACCTGGCCGAACTGCCCAGCCTCCAGATCAAGGACGTGCGCATCAGCCCCGAGCTCGTCAAGGAGCACGAACGCCTCCTCACCGGCGGCTTCTACGCCGAGGTGGAGCTCGAGTACGACGCCGTCATCGCGCAGGAAAAAAACGGGCGGCCATTCGGTGTGGCAGGCCTGCGGCCCATCCAGCTCAGCAAACGCACCGCGCTCGAGGAGATGGCCCAGGGCCGCGCGCGGTTCACGGCCGAGCAGTGGAAGGCCGTGCTGCTGCGCAGCGTCGGTTTCGAACCGGAGGCCCTCAGCGAACGGGCCCGCGACGTCCTGCTGCTGCGCATGGTGCCCTTCGTCGAGCGGAACTACAACGCCGTCGAGCTCGGCCCGCGCGGCACCGGCAAGTCCCACCTCTACCAGCAGGTGTCCCCCTACGCCCACCTGGTGTCCGGCGGCAAGGCGAGCGTCGCGCGCATGTTCGTGAACAACTCGAACGGCCAGCGCGGCCTGGTGTGCCAGTACGACGTCGTGTGCTTCGACGAGGTCTCCGGCGTGTCCTTCGACCAGAAGGACGGCGTGAACATCATGAAGGGCTACATGGAGAGCGGGGAGTTCTCCCGCGGCCGCGAGAGCATCCGCGCCGACGGCGGCATGATCATGGTGGGTAACTTCGACGTCGACGTCGCCCACCAGCAGCGCGTCGGACACCTCTTCGGCCCCATGCCCCCCGAGATGCGCGACGACACGGCGCTGATGGACCGCATCCACGCCTTCCTGCCAGGCTGGGACGTCCCCAAGCTCCACGCCGGACTGTTCACCCGACACTTCGGCCTGGTGAGCGACTTCCTCGCCGAATGCTGGCACCAGCTCCGCTTCGAGTCCCGCTGGAACAAGGTCGCGCCCCGCCTGCGCTTCGGCGGCGCGCTCAGCGGACGGGACATGACAGCCGTTCAGCGCACGGTCAACGGCCTGCTCAAGCTCCTCTACCCCGGGGGTGAGCAGGACATCGCGGACGAGGACCTGGAATGGGCCGTGCGGATCGCGCTCGAGTGCCGCCGCCGGGTCAAGGAGCAGCAGAAGCGCATCGGCAGCGCCGAATTTCGCAACACCCACTTCAGCTACCAGCTGGGCGAGGACGACGTCGAGAAGTTCGTCAACACCCCAGAGCTTCAGAGCGACGACGCGATCGCCAGTGACCCCCTGCCACCCGGCCAGGTGTGGGGCATCAGCCCAGGCGGGCAGGATGAGCACGCCGGCCTCTACCGCATCGACGTCACCGAGGGACCCGGCTCCGGCGTGCGCGTCCTCAACAACCCCGCGCCCCGCGCCTTCGTGGAGAGCATCAAGTACGCCGAGCAGAACCTGTACGCGCAGGCCCTGCACCTCGTGGGCGAGCGCGACCCCCGCGCCCACGAGTTCAGCGTCCAGCTCCGCGCCTTCGACGCGTCCCGCGGCGGCTCGGCCCTCGGGGTGCCCGCGCTGCTCGCCCTGTGCAGCGTGTTGATGGGCAAGAGCCTCAAAGGGGGCCTGATCGTCGTGGGCGGCCTCAACCTGGGTGGCGGCATCGACCCCCTCTACAACGCAGTGGACGTCGCGGAGCTCGCCATCGAGAAGCGCGCGGCCACGCTGCTCGTCCCGATCAGCGCGCGGCGGCAGATGAACGAACTGAGCGACGAGATGATCACCCGCATCAACCTCCTCTACTACACCGACGCGCGCGACGCCCTGCTCAAGGCGCTCGTGGAGTAG
- the pglZ gene encoding BREX-1 system phosphatase PglZ type B: MPATPRLFDVLLTRLKGASAYNKGDQVAPAALLWFDPGRQWESAIPELRPHLPVLTLGRYDLASLTGPALWLRAAIAGTLPDVVMAQHAVPVLYLPGVSRDDLRPGTAAKELRPLVELQYRGATWVHPNGRPWGVSAFLTHPSLGANVAVVEGAETKAELLRALPRLLTMSIEDLRVRAPLSVPVLRAIQHPDLEGEVLAWLNDPQETDSGFGDAMQAVYGLHPREDGPLQAAAALAQGDGAWEQVWRRFRDQPGRYPGVVAQLEAAHTQGAAREEAWPQVNQAHEDALRAELAQVGTLAPAKARARLTELDAAHGARRAWVWAELGRAPLARALEALVGLAAGSTQLPVGGTARELAEDYVARAWRVDAAVLAALGSVRKPEDVKAVGEALRGLYLEWLERANAAFQQEVFAHGLPRPASGNWTATPGLAVLFVDGLRFDVARLLEQQLDGAYDVSLGWQFAALPTVTSTAKPAVAPGTGTLTGHADLHASAAGRKVTAEVLRDQLRSVGFQPIARHDMGDAQGAAWTELGNFDRLGHDEGEFMPARLPDELRALQDRVEGLLAAGYREVRIVTDHGWLLLPGGLPKIELPAAITQLKKSRCALLKPGNHSDQPTVPWTWDPDVQVTVASGVACFEAGTSYGHGGVSLQESVVPVLTLKSRTPAATARISQVRWKGLVCRVDVEGAGAWQVDLRRKVGDPATSVVSGKGGEGNGKASLFVDDDSLEGQAGFVVLLQGGQVVGNQMTVIGGEG, encoded by the coding sequence ATGCCCGCCACGCCGCGCCTTTTCGACGTCCTGCTCACCCGACTCAAGGGGGCGAGCGCCTACAACAAGGGTGACCAGGTGGCTCCCGCTGCCCTGCTCTGGTTTGACCCGGGGCGGCAGTGGGAGTCGGCCATCCCCGAGCTGCGCCCGCACCTGCCGGTCCTCACCCTGGGCCGCTATGACCTGGCCAGTCTGACCGGGCCGGCCCTCTGGCTGCGGGCCGCGATCGCTGGGACCCTGCCCGACGTGGTGATGGCTCAGCACGCCGTGCCCGTCCTGTACCTGCCGGGCGTATCCCGTGATGATCTGCGGCCCGGGACGGCGGCCAAGGAACTGCGGCCCCTCGTGGAACTGCAGTACCGAGGCGCGACCTGGGTGCATCCGAATGGGCGACCCTGGGGCGTGTCCGCCTTCCTGACGCACCCCAGTCTCGGGGCGAACGTCGCGGTCGTCGAGGGTGCCGAGACGAAAGCCGAGCTGCTGCGCGCGCTTCCCAGGCTGCTGACCATGTCCATTGAAGACCTGCGCGTCCGCGCGCCCCTGTCGGTGCCGGTGCTGCGGGCCATCCAGCATCCCGACCTCGAGGGCGAAGTGCTCGCCTGGCTGAACGACCCTCAGGAGACCGACTCGGGCTTCGGGGACGCCATGCAGGCGGTCTATGGGCTGCACCCCCGCGAGGACGGCCCACTTCAGGCCGCCGCTGCCCTGGCCCAGGGGGACGGCGCGTGGGAGCAGGTGTGGCGGCGCTTCCGTGATCAGCCGGGCCGGTACCCCGGGGTCGTGGCGCAACTGGAAGCTGCCCACACTCAGGGCGCGGCGCGTGAGGAGGCCTGGCCGCAGGTCAACCAGGCCCATGAGGACGCCCTGCGCGCGGAGCTGGCCCAGGTGGGCACGCTGGCCCCGGCGAAGGCCCGCGCTCGGCTCACCGAGCTGGACGCCGCGCACGGGGCCCGACGGGCCTGGGTGTGGGCCGAGCTCGGCCGGGCACCCCTGGCGCGGGCCCTGGAGGCCCTCGTCGGCCTTGCCGCGGGCAGCACGCAGCTGCCGGTGGGGGGGACGGCCCGCGAGCTGGCGGAGGACTATGTGGCGCGCGCGTGGCGGGTGGACGCGGCGGTGCTCGCCGCCCTGGGCAGCGTGCGTAAACCCGAGGACGTCAAGGCGGTGGGTGAGGCCCTGCGCGGCCTGTACCTCGAGTGGCTGGAGCGCGCCAACGCCGCCTTCCAGCAGGAGGTCTTCGCGCACGGCCTGCCTCGACCTGCTTCCGGCAACTGGACCGCCACGCCCGGGCTGGCCGTGCTGTTCGTCGACGGGCTGCGCTTCGACGTCGCGCGCCTCCTTGAACAGCAACTGGATGGCGCTTACGACGTGAGCCTCGGCTGGCAGTTCGCGGCGCTCCCGACCGTCACATCCACCGCGAAGCCCGCAGTCGCCCCCGGCACAGGCACGCTGACCGGGCACGCGGACCTGCACGCGAGCGCCGCTGGCCGGAAGGTCACGGCCGAGGTGCTGCGCGACCAGCTCCGCTCAGTCGGCTTCCAACCCATCGCGCGCCACGACATGGGCGACGCCCAGGGGGCCGCCTGGACGGAACTGGGCAACTTCGACCGACTCGGGCACGACGAGGGCGAATTCATGCCGGCCCGCCTGCCAGACGAGCTGCGTGCCCTGCAGGACCGGGTGGAGGGCCTGCTCGCCGCCGGGTACCGCGAGGTGCGGATCGTGACTGACCACGGGTGGTTACTTCTCCCCGGCGGCCTCCCGAAGATCGAGCTGCCGGCCGCGATCACGCAGCTCAAGAAGAGCCGCTGCGCGCTGCTCAAGCCCGGCAACCACTCGGACCAGCCCACCGTCCCCTGGACGTGGGACCCCGACGTGCAGGTCACCGTGGCCAGCGGCGTCGCCTGCTTCGAGGCTGGCACCTCCTACGGGCACGGCGGCGTGTCCCTGCAGGAGAGCGTCGTGCCCGTGCTCACGCTGAAGTCCCGCACGCCCGCCGCCACCGCCCGCATCAGCCAGGTGAGATGGAAAGGCCTCGTGTGCCGCGTGGACGTGGAAGGCGCCGGTGCATGGCAGGTGGACCTGCGCCGGAAGGTAGGCGATCCCGCCACCAGCGTTGTCAGTGGCAAGGGCGGCGAGGGCAACGGCAAGGCGTCCCTCTTCGTGGACGACGACAGCCTGGAAGGACAGGCGGGATTCGTGGTGCTGCTGCAGGGAGGCCAAGTGGTAGGGAACCAGATGACCGTGATCGGCGGTGAGGGATAA